The following coding sequences lie in one Deltaproteobacteria bacterium genomic window:
- a CDS encoding thioredoxin family protein encodes MLRRVRARFVVPWLLVASGACVGSPYDADPSGPAPKAAPTPTPTPSRPHRPEFVRAAAGDAGVGPVVKAAQRDADAQGRRLVVYASAPWCEPCQVFHRAVEAGELDRELAGIRFLEFDVDVDSLLLSDAGYGGRLIPRFVLPDAEGHGTDDKIEGGVKGERAAQEIMTRLGPLLARR; translated from the coding sequence ATGCTCCGACGCGTGCGGGCGAGGTTCGTGGTGCCGTGGCTGCTGGTCGCAAGTGGCGCCTGCGTGGGATCGCCGTACGACGCCGACCCCTCCGGCCCCGCGCCGAAGGCCGCGCCGACGCCGACGCCGACGCCCTCCCGGCCACACCGCCCCGAGTTCGTGCGCGCCGCGGCTGGCGACGCCGGCGTCGGGCCGGTGGTGAAGGCGGCCCAGCGCGACGCCGATGCGCAAGGTCGACGGCTCGTGGTCTACGCGAGCGCACCGTGGTGCGAGCCGTGTCAGGTGTTCCATCGCGCCGTCGAGGCGGGTGAGCTCGACCGCGAGCTCGCCGGGATTCGCTTCCTCGAGTTCGACGTCGATGTCGACTCGCTGCTGCTCTCGGATGCCGGCTACGGTGGCCGCTTGATCCCTCGCTTCGTGCTACCCGACGCCGAAGGTCACGGCACCGACGACAAGATCGAAGGCGGCGTCAAAGGTGAGCGCGCCGCGCAAGAGATCATGACGCGGCTCGGACCGCTGCTCGCGAGGCGCTGA
- the tssI gene encoding type VI secretion system tip protein VgrG: protein MVDDPRANGDSGAPDDDAVENAGKGIATNAARDAVSGASADQVAQGAATGAVSAAQAAGAPGASQAATAVQTATAVAGAGQGIAQAAQGGGPASAIGAVGGVAGAAGAVAGAGAAASSAQSVAQAAGAAQQAAGAAQQAAGAAQQVAGVAQQARAAAPAGLVQALEQTFGSLMPNLPARLEGVRFHFALTQGPEIRWHVRRYAMTSELSRPYELRLQLVCDDVTAPVDEMLGAPCEVQVERGDLVHIYYGIIDEIDDLGPQQHVLHASVRVVPAFSLLADQIDTRIFQGQTVVEILTDVLGAALAPYGREVDTQTYLHREYNPRDYCTQFRESTLEFCCRLMEEEGIAFHFLPDEDGRREKLVLIDSNADYPEIDAAFPDVPVIPANPEEADRESIRGVTWRQRRVINKVSGRAYNFKTAGTYDEASASVQETHNHQDQELYLHDLRRQITDDPIGDPPAASYDGSDLTQREPMVAQVLEEQRARSKIASGRGNVTGFRPGTRFTLGSHHRADLDGAELLLLRVVQRGEASTENMRANGEFENEFHAIPVAHEFRPEQRHRRAKVYGPQLARVVGLADSDEEIHTDKYGRIKVQFHHDRLQPADSGASVWVRVMQPWAGSGWGTVFIPRVGMEVVVQFVDGNPDNPVVTGSVYNSDNMPPYTLPDEKTKSTIKSSSSVGGDGYNELTFEDAAGREQIIVHAQKDFNKTVLNNQTRSVGANDSTSVGGDQSLSVTGDRTHSITGNETITVNGSQKITIVGASTGDGQTITGGQLDITGKYKLDASQSIEVQAPDYILFTVGSTFMKIEPDRITMQQKNGARVVLSPDSALVASKENSQLVLTADGHMQANTGGDLLLTVDAQLSAGGAQVLLNGDALVQSKGKAEMKLDANAKVSGATATMDAKTDATVSAGTSSTLTAGGSTVKTTSAAAEVTGPQANISGNGAVNIAGGIIKLN, encoded by the coding sequence ATGGTGGATGATCCGCGTGCGAATGGTGATTCCGGTGCGCCCGACGACGACGCTGTCGAAAACGCGGGCAAGGGAATCGCGACGAACGCGGCCCGCGATGCGGTCAGTGGAGCATCCGCCGATCAGGTCGCCCAGGGCGCGGCCACCGGTGCCGTGTCGGCGGCGCAGGCTGCGGGCGCGCCGGGGGCCTCGCAGGCGGCGACCGCCGTGCAGACCGCGACTGCGGTCGCGGGCGCCGGGCAGGGCATTGCGCAGGCGGCCCAAGGCGGTGGTCCTGCGAGCGCGATCGGTGCAGTCGGAGGCGTCGCGGGAGCTGCGGGTGCGGTCGCGGGTGCCGGTGCGGCGGCCTCGTCGGCGCAATCGGTGGCCCAGGCCGCCGGAGCGGCGCAGCAGGCCGCCGGAGCGGCGCAACAGGCCGCCGGAGCGGCGCAGCAGGTCGCCGGTGTGGCGCAGCAGGCCCGCGCGGCGGCACCCGCTGGTCTCGTGCAAGCGCTCGAGCAGACCTTCGGCTCGCTGATGCCGAACCTGCCGGCGCGGCTCGAGGGCGTGCGCTTCCACTTCGCACTCACGCAGGGGCCGGAGATCCGCTGGCACGTGCGGCGCTACGCGATGACCTCCGAGCTGTCGCGGCCCTACGAGCTGCGTCTGCAGCTGGTTTGCGACGACGTCACCGCGCCGGTCGACGAGATGCTCGGTGCGCCGTGCGAGGTGCAGGTCGAGCGCGGCGACCTCGTGCACATCTACTACGGCATCATCGACGAGATCGACGATCTCGGGCCGCAGCAGCACGTGCTGCACGCCTCGGTGCGAGTGGTGCCGGCGTTTTCGCTGCTCGCCGATCAGATCGACACGCGGATCTTCCAGGGCCAGACCGTGGTCGAGATCCTGACCGACGTGCTGGGCGCCGCGCTCGCGCCCTACGGCCGCGAGGTCGATACGCAGACGTACCTGCATCGCGAGTACAACCCGCGCGACTACTGCACGCAGTTCCGTGAGTCGACGCTCGAGTTCTGCTGCCGGCTGATGGAGGAGGAGGGCATCGCGTTCCACTTCCTGCCCGACGAGGACGGTCGCCGCGAGAAGCTCGTCCTCATCGACAGCAACGCCGACTACCCCGAGATCGACGCCGCGTTTCCCGACGTGCCGGTGATCCCGGCCAACCCCGAGGAGGCCGATCGCGAGTCGATCCGCGGCGTCACCTGGCGGCAGCGTCGCGTCATCAACAAGGTCTCGGGTCGCGCGTACAACTTCAAGACCGCCGGCACCTACGACGAGGCCAGCGCGTCGGTGCAGGAGACCCACAACCATCAGGATCAAGAGCTGTACCTGCACGACCTGCGGCGTCAGATCACCGACGATCCGATCGGCGATCCACCGGCGGCCTCGTACGACGGCAGCGACCTGACACAGCGCGAGCCGATGGTCGCGCAGGTGCTCGAGGAGCAGCGTGCCCGCAGCAAGATCGCCAGCGGTCGCGGCAACGTGACCGGCTTCCGGCCCGGCACCCGCTTCACGCTCGGGAGCCACCATCGCGCCGATCTCGACGGCGCCGAGTTGCTGTTGCTGCGCGTGGTGCAGCGCGGCGAGGCCAGCACCGAGAACATGCGGGCCAACGGCGAGTTCGAGAACGAGTTCCACGCGATTCCGGTCGCGCACGAGTTCCGTCCCGAGCAACGCCACCGTCGCGCGAAGGTCTACGGGCCCCAGCTCGCGCGTGTGGTCGGCCTGGCCGACAGCGACGAGGAGATCCACACCGACAAGTACGGCCGCATCAAGGTGCAGTTCCACCACGATCGCCTGCAGCCCGCGGATAGCGGCGCGTCGGTGTGGGTACGCGTGATGCAGCCGTGGGCGGGCTCGGGCTGGGGCACCGTCTTCATCCCGCGGGTCGGCATGGAGGTCGTCGTGCAGTTCGTCGACGGCAACCCCGACAACCCGGTGGTGACGGGCTCGGTCTACAACTCCGACAACATGCCGCCGTACACGCTGCCGGACGAGAAGACCAAGAGCACCATCAAGAGCAGCTCGAGCGTCGGCGGCGACGGCTACAACGAGCTCACCTTCGAAGATGCCGCGGGGCGCGAGCAGATCATCGTGCACGCGCAAAAGGACTTCAACAAGACCGTCCTCAACAACCAGACCCGCAGTGTGGGCGCCAACGACTCGACCAGCGTCGGCGGCGATCAGTCGCTGTCGGTGACCGGCGACCGCACGCACTCGATCACCGGCAACGAGACCATCACCGTCAACGGCTCGCAGAAGATCACCATCGTCGGCGCCAGCACCGGTGACGGCCAGACCATCACCGGCGGACAGCTCGACATCACCGGCAAGTACAAGCTCGACGCCTCGCAATCGATCGAGGTGCAGGCGCCGGACTACATCCTCTTCACGGTCGGCTCGACGTTCATGAAGATCGAGCCTGATCGCATCACGATGCAGCAGAAGAACGGCGCGCGTGTGGTGTTGTCGCCGGACTCGGCGTTGGTCGCCTCGAAGGAGAACTCGCAGCTGGTGCTCACCGCCGACGGCCACATGCAGGCCAACACCGGCGGCGATCTGCTGCTGACGGTCGACGCCCAGCTGTCGGCCGGCGGCGCGCAGGTGCTGCTCAATGGGGATGCGCTGGTGCAGTCGAAGGGCAAGGCCGAGATGAAGCTCGACGCCAACGCCAAGGTCTCGGGCGCCACCGCGACCATGGACGCCAAGACCGACGCGACCGTCTCGGCCGGCACGAGCTCGACGCTGACCGCCGGCGGCAGCACTGTGAAGACCACCAGCGCGGCCGCCGAGGTGACCGGCCCACAGGCCAACATCTCGGGCAACGGCGCGGTCAACATCGCCGGTGGCATCATCAAGCTGAACTAG
- a CDS encoding YceI family protein: MKSSFIALTLFASLGLSACKSELDNKPKAEVKEAKKDAKPDAKPDAKPDAKGDAKGEDPDAKALAHASTIAKLDKAASKVRFVGAKVTDDHEGTFADFDGALTLADDGKPSKLELTVKVGSLQTEPPDLHKHLLSADFFDAEKFPESTFVSSSIKEAAGEAGSTHEITGDLTLHGKTNTITFPAKVEITDASATGNAEFKIDRKLWGIEYPGMKDDLIKDEVLLSLQLSFPRK, encoded by the coding sequence ATGAAGTCGTCGTTCATCGCGCTCACCCTGTTTGCGTCGCTCGGCCTCTCGGCCTGCAAGAGCGAGCTCGACAACAAGCCCAAGGCGGAGGTCAAGGAGGCGAAGAAGGACGCGAAGCCAGACGCGAAACCAGACGCGAAACCAGACGCGAAGGGCGACGCGAAGGGCGAAGACCCGGACGCGAAGGCGCTCGCGCACGCGTCGACCATTGCGAAGCTCGACAAGGCCGCCAGCAAGGTCCGCTTCGTCGGCGCGAAGGTGACCGATGACCACGAAGGCACGTTCGCCGACTTCGACGGTGCGCTCACGCTCGCCGACGACGGCAAGCCCAGCAAGCTCGAGCTCACCGTCAAGGTCGGCTCACTGCAGACCGAGCCGCCCGACCTCCACAAGCACCTGCTGAGCGCGGACTTCTTCGACGCCGAGAAGTTCCCCGAGAGCACCTTCGTGTCGTCGTCGATCAAGGAGGCTGCGGGCGAAGCTGGCAGCACCCACGAGATCACCGGCGACCTCACGCTGCACGGCAAGACCAACACCATCACCTTCCCCGCCAAGGTCGAGATCACCGATGCGTCGGCGACCGGCAACGCGGAGTTCAAGATCGATCGCAAGCTGTGGGGCATCGAGTACCCCGGCATGAAGGACGACCTGATCAAGGACGAGGTGTTGCTCTCGCTGCAGCTGAGCTTCCCCCGCAAGTGA
- a CDS encoding MBL fold metallo-hydrolase, protein MQVQAFFDARSSTLTYVVFDPKTHDAVVIDPVLDYESVGSYTFTESLDQLVDFVKKNQLRVHWSLETHAHADHLSGGPLLRRRCEAKVGIGGDITKVQSTFKDLFALEQLATDGSQFDRTFRDGEVIQAGSLAIEVIATPGHTPACVTYKIDDALFTGDLLFMDDYGTGRCDFPGGSAAAMYDSVQKLYALGDALRVFPGHDYPPDGREVRWETTVAASRDHNPQLSAKTGREEFVRARNERDAKLAAPKLLFQSVQVNIDGGRLPAANAAGRRYLVLPINLLRPADELGEPKPRS, encoded by the coding sequence ATGCAAGTCCAAGCGTTCTTCGACGCCCGCAGCTCCACGCTCACCTACGTCGTCTTCGACCCCAAGACGCACGACGCCGTGGTGATCGATCCCGTGCTCGACTACGAGAGCGTCGGTTCGTACACGTTCACCGAGTCCCTCGATCAGCTGGTCGACTTCGTGAAGAAGAACCAGCTGCGCGTGCACTGGTCGCTCGAGACCCACGCCCACGCCGACCACCTCTCGGGTGGCCCGCTGTTGCGCCGACGCTGCGAGGCGAAGGTCGGCATCGGCGGCGACATCACGAAGGTGCAATCGACCTTCAAGGATCTGTTCGCGCTCGAGCAGCTCGCGACCGACGGCAGCCAGTTCGATCGCACCTTCCGCGACGGCGAGGTGATCCAGGCCGGCAGTCTGGCGATCGAGGTCATCGCAACCCCGGGCCACACCCCCGCCTGCGTGACCTACAAGATCGACGACGCATTGTTCACGGGCGACCTGCTGTTCATGGACGACTACGGCACCGGCCGCTGCGACTTCCCCGGGGGCAGCGCCGCGGCGATGTACGACTCGGTGCAGAAGCTCTACGCGCTGGGCGATGCACTGCGCGTGTTCCCCGGTCACGACTACCCGCCCGACGGTCGCGAGGTCCGCTGGGAGACCACGGTCGCCGCCAGCCGCGATCACAACCCACAGCTGTCGGCCAAGACCGGACGCGAGGAGTTCGTCCGCGCCCGCAACGAACGCGACGCCAAGCTAGCCGCACCCAAGCTGCTGTTCCAGAGCGTGCAGGTGAACATCGACGGCGGGCGTCTGCCGGCGGCCAACGCCGCCGGGCGGCGCTACCTCGTGCTGCCGATCAACCTCCTGCGGCCCGCCGACGAGCTCGGCGAGCCCAAGCCCCGCAGCTAG
- a CDS encoding sulfite exporter TauE/SafE family protein: MLVLGLVLAVAIGIALGLLGGGGSILTVPILRYVMDIEAHAAIAGSLFVVAVTSAFALIGHARAGRVRWRTGLLFGAAGMVGAYEAGKVAHYIPAPVLLLGFALMMVATAVAMLRGRKQVSAAVGRDLPVVKVLLEGLVVGAVTGLVGAGGGFLVVPALAVLGGLPMPVAIGTSLLVIAMKSSAGLYGYMATTAIPWTPVLLVTAAALVGSVLGVRIAGRIEERRLRAGFGWFVLVMAVFVLWQELPKVL, encoded by the coding sequence ATGTTGGTGCTCGGCCTCGTGCTCGCGGTTGCGATCGGTATCGCCCTGGGCCTGTTGGGGGGTGGCGGCTCGATCCTCACCGTGCCGATCCTGCGCTACGTCATGGACATCGAGGCCCATGCGGCGATCGCCGGCTCGCTGTTCGTGGTGGCGGTGACCAGCGCGTTCGCCCTCATCGGTCACGCCCGTGCCGGGCGCGTGCGCTGGCGAACCGGCCTGTTGTTCGGCGCCGCCGGCATGGTCGGCGCGTACGAGGCCGGCAAGGTCGCGCACTACATCCCGGCGCCGGTGCTGCTGCTGGGCTTTGCGCTGATGATGGTCGCGACCGCGGTGGCGATGCTCCGTGGGCGCAAGCAGGTGAGCGCTGCGGTTGGTCGCGACCTACCGGTGGTGAAGGTGCTGCTCGAGGGCCTCGTGGTCGGCGCGGTGACAGGCCTGGTGGGGGCCGGTGGCGGATTCCTCGTGGTGCCCGCGCTGGCGGTGCTCGGCGGCCTACCGATGCCGGTCGCGATCGGCACTTCGCTGCTCGTGATCGCGATGAAGTCGAGCGCGGGCCTCTACGGCTACATGGCCACCACGGCGATCCCGTGGACGCCCGTGTTGTTGGTGACCGCAGCAGCGCTGGTCGGCAGTGTGCTCGGGGTCCGCATTGCCGGGCGCATCGAGGAGAGGCGCCTGCGCGCCGGGTTCGGGTGGTTCGTGCTCGTCATGGCCGTGTTCGTGCTGTGGCAGGAACTGCCCAAGGTGCTGTGA
- a CDS encoding sigma 54-interacting transcriptional regulator, translating to MATASAATLLGTEIPRGIAAPALLCGDKPERPVAEALAAGRPVHALVPRIGGSDEALVRIRSVPLGDGRPIGWLLMLQDAGEIGGDRAVEFHGMWTRDAAMKQMFRVIERVAASDTTVLVRGETGTGKELVAKAIHAMSERARGPLRAINCAALPANLLESELFGHAKGAFTGALRDTPGHVVLADGGTLFLDEVAELPLELQAKLLRMLETHTVIPVGAREPISVDVRVISATHRALRKEVEAGRFRADLMYRLRVIPVFLPPLRERRGDVELLVQRLVDEGNRRGRRRIDRIAPAAMAALEHYDWPGNVRELRNVMEYVFAIGDGTELVPSDLPPELLEPERGELATVVASPVVRPQGAAPELTPEARRINAALSRTGGNREQAAKLLGLSRVTLWRRIKALGLES from the coding sequence ATGGCGACTGCGTCCGCGGCGACGCTGCTGGGCACCGAGATCCCCCGTGGCATCGCGGCGCCGGCGTTGTTGTGCGGCGACAAGCCCGAGCGTCCGGTGGCCGAGGCGCTCGCCGCCGGCCGACCGGTGCATGCCCTGGTGCCGCGCATCGGCGGCAGCGACGAGGCACTCGTCCGCATCCGCTCGGTGCCGCTCGGCGACGGGCGTCCGATCGGTTGGCTGCTGATGCTGCAGGACGCGGGCGAGATCGGTGGCGATCGAGCGGTCGAGTTCCACGGCATGTGGACCCGCGATGCCGCGATGAAGCAGATGTTCCGGGTGATCGAGCGCGTCGCCGCGAGCGACACCACCGTGCTCGTGCGCGGCGAGACCGGTACCGGCAAGGAGCTGGTCGCGAAGGCGATCCACGCGATGTCCGAGCGCGCGCGCGGCCCACTGCGCGCGATCAACTGCGCCGCGCTGCCGGCCAACCTGCTCGAGAGCGAGCTGTTCGGCCACGCCAAGGGTGCGTTCACCGGAGCGCTCCGCGACACGCCGGGGCACGTCGTGCTCGCCGATGGCGGCACGCTGTTCCTCGACGAGGTCGCCGAGCTGCCGCTCGAGCTGCAGGCCAAGCTGCTGCGCATGCTCGAGACCCACACGGTGATCCCGGTCGGCGCACGCGAACCGATCTCGGTCGACGTGCGCGTCATCTCGGCGACCCACCGCGCGCTGCGCAAGGAGGTCGAGGCCGGGCGCTTCCGGGCCGACCTCATGTACCGCCTGCGCGTGATCCCGGTGTTCCTGCCGCCGCTGCGCGAGCGTCGGGGCGACGTCGAGCTGCTCGTGCAGCGCTTGGTCGACGAGGGCAATCGTCGCGGCCGCCGACGCATCGATCGCATCGCGCCCGCGGCCATGGCCGCGCTCGAGCACTACGACTGGCCCGGCAACGTCCGCGAGCTCCGCAACGTGATGGAGTATGTGTTCGCGATCGGTGACGGCACCGAGCTGGTGCCGAGCGATCTTCCCCCCGAGCTGCTCGAGCCCGAGCGTGGCGAGCTCGCGACGGTGGTCGCATCGCCGGTGGTGCGGCCGCAGGGCGCTGCGCCCGAGCTCACGCCGGAGGCGCGCCGCATCAACGCCGCGCTGAGTCGCACCGGGGGCAATCGCGAGCAAGCCGCGAAGCTGTTGGGGCTCTCCCGCGTGACGCTGTGGCGCCGCATCAAGGCCCTCGGGCTCGAGTCGTAG
- a CDS encoding rhodanese-like domain-containing protein, producing MSLSTQGATQRDHLHPHELEPWLSRARVIDVREPSEWSGDLGHLPEAELVPLASLAHAARAWDRSETLIMVCRSGGRSGAAQRQLRSMGFTAVINLLGGMLAVNDAGLRVQR from the coding sequence ATGTCACTGTCCACCCAAGGTGCAACGCAGCGCGACCATCTTCATCCCCACGAGCTCGAGCCCTGGCTCTCGCGCGCGCGGGTGATCGACGTGCGCGAGCCGTCCGAGTGGTCCGGCGATCTCGGCCACCTGCCCGAGGCCGAGCTGGTGCCGCTGGCGTCGCTGGCCCACGCCGCGCGGGCGTGGGATCGCAGCGAGACGCTGATCATGGTCTGTCGCTCGGGCGGTCGCTCGGGGGCGGCCCAGCGTCAGCTGCGATCGATGGGCTTCACGGCGGTCATCAACCTGCTGGGGGGCATGCTCGCGGTGAACGACGCGGGCCTGCGGGTGCAGCGGTAG
- a CDS encoding serine hydrolase: MLVVTAGLPALALLGHSGEAHGAPVHLPPGSGPALPNISPTVKARKYLEQKLRETIGECGVPALAAVLVRDGGDAIVSGQQGVRKLGAAGDANVVQPNDKFNLGSVSKVFTGNLIGKLIQDGVGGLGWTSKISDVYASIWDNPASQVLYKTVTIEQLIAHTSGMPYTPAADNVDDWEKYTAADMTNNKLRARRRLYVKNAVLDAPKYAPPNTGFEYSGGGIIASSMFEHKTAKTYEELLREHLFAPLGMDHAATGVTCTGALDGPWQHSWDPETMTMSPDPRTHKPAFNFHCRASVGAVCMSAGDMGKFIREQLRDDPKVFTKATRRTMQAYRVSTASSTVRGGWASTNPGSEQAEIWHTGDIGTAYAALSVILPRKMGSAAMSNTNSAFAGPAVGKMLEVTRSMDSNWDALFGAGSPNPIEGVHPMPAVAQGGGVTWLFARSHEGKVHRKRSKDGGKTWGSLGDFGAVAMNSGIAAASSSDGKHLVVVGRGLDNRMWFLTSKDAGTSWQGSTPIGAGVFLTGPAVTIDSTGEELRLFGIGNDHKMWRTRSSDGGKTWVDWSPIGEGVFTSAPAAAASADGKTVHVFGRGNDMRCWRNVSTDGGKTWKPHWQPIGKGIFTSSLAACASSNGKVVHLIGRGTDSAQWRNVSTDGGATWKPHWQAIAGGLSSSAPGLACSNDGASVLTLAFGLDFRVWGTQTSNTGSTWAGWTMKTNQTFL, encoded by the coding sequence ATGCTCGTCGTCACTGCGGGACTCCCCGCCCTTGCGCTGCTCGGTCACTCGGGGGAAGCCCACGGTGCACCGGTCCATCTTCCGCCGGGCAGTGGTCCGGCCTTGCCGAACATCTCGCCCACCGTCAAAGCCCGTAAGTACCTCGAGCAGAAGCTCCGCGAGACCATCGGCGAGTGCGGCGTGCCAGCACTCGCCGCGGTGCTCGTGCGTGATGGCGGTGATGCGATCGTCAGCGGACAGCAGGGCGTGCGCAAGCTGGGCGCTGCAGGCGACGCAAACGTCGTGCAACCGAATGACAAGTTCAACCTCGGCTCTGTCAGCAAGGTCTTCACGGGCAACCTGATCGGCAAGCTGATCCAAGACGGCGTGGGCGGCCTCGGGTGGACGAGCAAGATCTCCGACGTCTACGCCAGCATCTGGGACAATCCGGCGTCGCAGGTGCTCTACAAGACGGTGACGATCGAACAGCTCATCGCACACACCTCCGGCATGCCGTACACGCCGGCCGCCGACAACGTCGACGACTGGGAAAAGTACACCGCGGCCGACATGACGAACAACAAGCTCCGCGCGCGGCGGCGGCTCTACGTCAAGAACGCGGTGCTGGACGCTCCGAAGTACGCGCCGCCGAACACCGGCTTCGAGTACAGCGGCGGCGGCATCATCGCGTCGTCGATGTTCGAGCACAAGACCGCGAAGACCTACGAGGAACTGCTTCGCGAGCACCTCTTCGCACCGCTCGGCATGGATCACGCTGCCACTGGCGTCACCTGCACGGGCGCGCTCGACGGCCCCTGGCAGCACAGTTGGGACCCGGAGACGATGACGATGTCGCCCGATCCCCGCACGCACAAGCCGGCGTTCAACTTCCACTGCCGTGCCTCGGTCGGTGCCGTGTGCATGTCGGCGGGTGACATGGGCAAGTTCATCCGCGAGCAGCTGCGCGATGATCCCAAGGTGTTCACCAAGGCCACGCGCAGGACGATGCAGGCCTATCGGGTGTCGACAGCCTCGAGCACCGTGCGTGGCGGCTGGGCCTCGACCAACCCCGGATCGGAGCAGGCCGAGATCTGGCACACCGGCGACATCGGGACCGCGTACGCCGCGTTGTCGGTGATCCTGCCGCGCAAGATGGGCTCCGCCGCGATGAGCAACACCAACTCGGCCTTCGCGGGCCCGGCGGTCGGCAAGATGCTCGAGGTCACGCGATCGATGGACAGCAACTGGGACGCGCTGTTCGGCGCCGGCAGTCCCAACCCCATCGAGGGCGTGCACCCGATGCCAGCGGTGGCCCAGGGCGGCGGCGTGACGTGGCTGTTCGCGCGCTCCCACGAAGGCAAGGTGCACCGCAAGCGCTCGAAGGACGGCGGCAAGACCTGGGGGTCGCTCGGTGACTTCGGCGCGGTGGCGATGAACTCGGGCATCGCCGCCGCGAGCTCCAGCGATGGCAAGCACCTGGTGGTCGTCGGACGCGGCCTCGACAATCGGATGTGGTTCCTGACCTCGAAGGACGCAGGCACCAGCTGGCAGGGCTCGACGCCGATTGGCGCGGGGGTCTTCCTCACCGGCCCCGCGGTCACGATCGACAGCACCGGCGAGGAGCTGCGGCTGTTCGGCATCGGCAACGATCACAAGATGTGGCGCACGCGTTCGAGCGATGGTGGCAAGACCTGGGTCGATTGGTCGCCCATCGGCGAGGGCGTCTTCACCTCGGCACCCGCCGCTGCTGCCTCCGCCGACGGCAAGACCGTGCACGTCTTCGGTCGCGGCAACGACATGCGTTGCTGGCGGAACGTCTCGACCGATGGTGGCAAGACCTGGAAGCCGCACTGGCAGCCGATCGGCAAGGGCATCTTCACCTCATCGCTCGCTGCGTGTGCCTCGAGCAACGGCAAGGTCGTGCACCTCATCGGTCGCGGCACCGACAGCGCGCAGTGGCGCAACGTCAGCACCGACGGCGGTGCGACCTGGAAGCCACACTGGCAGGCGATCGCCGGCGGCCTGTCCTCGTCGGCACCAGGGTTGGCGTGCAGCAACGACGGCGCGAGCGTGCTCACCCTCGCCTTCGGCCTCGACTTCCGCGTCTGGGGCACTCAAACCAGCAACACCGGCTCGACCTGGGCGGGTTGGACGATGAAGACCAACCAGACCTTCCTCTGA
- a CDS encoding 2-isopropylmalate synthase, with amino-acid sequence MSTSPSEPAASTLVYDWNTRNRVSPLSPLSSRNLSFFDETLRDGIQSPSVRDPSIEDKREILRLTASLGIDAVDLGLPGAGPRAVADVTALVEFAEREKLGIEYACAARTHENDINAIADIAQKTGKSITVYAFLGSSPIRLYAENWTVELLLERTIMAAKLCQARGLPMTFVTEDTTRTPPSTLDRLFRAAVDHGVARLCLCDTVGHVTPEGVTDLVGFTRLVLESMGTRDVGIDWHGHNDRGLGVINNLRAIAAGADRVHGTALGVGERVGNAALDQTLMNLKLMGELGDRDLTNLVPWCRKVADALGVTIPGQYPLVGDDAFRTATGVHAAAVIKAIKKGDVELADRIYSGVPAGWFGKQQSIEIGFMSGESNVVFWLQQRGIEPDKGLVTHIFELAKRTDRLLTDAEIESAIASFRAG; translated from the coding sequence ATGAGCACCTCCCCCAGCGAACCCGCCGCATCCACGCTCGTCTACGACTGGAACACGCGCAACCGCGTGTCACCGCTGTCGCCGTTGTCGTCGCGCAATCTCTCGTTCTTCGACGAGACCCTGCGCGACGGCATCCAGTCACCGAGCGTGCGCGACCCCAGCATCGAGGACAAGCGCGAGATCCTGCGCCTGACCGCGAGCCTGGGCATCGACGCGGTCGATCTGGGTTTGCCGGGGGCGGGCCCCCGCGCGGTGGCCGATGTCACCGCGCTGGTCGAGTTCGCCGAGCGCGAGAAGCTCGGCATCGAGTACGCCTGCGCGGCGCGGACCCACGAGAACGACATCAACGCGATCGCCGACATCGCGCAGAAGACCGGCAAGTCCATCACGGTGTACGCGTTCCTGGGCTCGAGCCCGATCCGCCTGTACGCCGAGAACTGGACCGTCGAGCTGCTGCTCGAGCGCACGATCATGGCCGCGAAGCTGTGCCAGGCCCGTGGTCTGCCGATGACCTTCGTCACCGAGGACACCACCCGCACGCCACCGTCGACGCTCGATCGGTTGTTCCGCGCGGCGGTCGACCACGGCGTCGCGCGGCTGTGCCTGTGCGACACCGTCGGCCACGTCACGCCCGAGGGCGTCACCGACCTGGTCGGCTTCACGCGGCTGGTGCTCGAGTCGATGGGCACGCGCGACGTCGGCATCGACTGGCACGGCCACAACGATCGCGGGCTCGGCGTGATCAACAACCTGCGGGCGATCGCAGCCGGTGCCGATCGTGTGCACGGCACCGCGCTCGGGGTCGGCGAGCGGGTCGGCAACGCCGCGCTCGATCAGACCCTCATGAACTTGAAGCTCATGGGCGAGCTCGGCGATCGCGACCTCACCAACCTGGTGCCGTGGTGCCGCAAGGTCGCCGACGCGCTCGGCGTCACCATCCCGGGGCAGTACCCGCTGGTCGGCGACGACGCCTTTCGCACCGCCACCGGCGTGCACGCGGCCGCCGTCATCAAGGCCATCAAGAAGGGCGACGTCGAGCTCGCCGACCGCATCTACTCCGGCGTACCCGCGGGCTGGTTCGGCAAGCAGCAGTCGATCGAGATCGGCTTCATGTCCGGCGAGTCCAACGTGGTGTTCTGGCTGCAGCAGCGGGGCATCGAGCCCGACAAGGGCCTCGTCACGCACATCTTCGAGCTCGCCAAGCGCACCGATCGCCTGCTGACCGACGCGGAGATCGAGTCCGCGATCGCCAGCTTCCGCGCTGGCTGA